A region of Campylobacter armoricus DNA encodes the following proteins:
- the folP gene encoding dihydropteroate synthase: protein MKIIKINPNTNFEQISKYIKPHKAGEKIMSEKTQIHFFLIKELRAPAANILKQDALRVGAELVTHKEVILGKEQTNALLMVTQEQARKLIEKEKLQDFNLKNLALFLKSKFIKPKQAKIMGVININEDSFNAQSRVSEKEVLEKINLLISQGADYIDIGAVSSRPGSVYCGKEEEFKRLKNTLDLIHNEKLFEKCIFSLDSFDEYCLEYALNKGFKLINDITGFKNENLAKLALKYKATYTLMHIQNTPQNMQENPHYEDVLVEIDGFFDQKLKRLSELGLEDVILDVGIGFGKTPWHNMILIKHLEHFLRFEKKLLIGASRKSVIDAYFKSNVEQRLAGTLYLHLEAFKNGASIIRVHDVYEHKQMFELAKIMDELSLE from the coding sequence ATGAAAATCATTAAAATAAATCCAAATACAAATTTTGAGCAAATTTCTAAATATATAAAGCCACACAAAGCAGGTGAGAAAATTATGAGTGAAAAAACTCAAATACATTTTTTTCTTATCAAAGAATTAAGAGCACCTGCTGCAAATATTTTAAAACAAGACGCATTAAGAGTTGGAGCTGAACTTGTAACGCATAAAGAAGTTATATTAGGTAAAGAACAAACTAATGCTTTGCTTATGGTAACACAAGAACAAGCTAGAAAGCTTATAGAAAAAGAAAAACTACAAGATTTTAACCTTAAAAATCTAGCACTTTTTTTAAAATCTAAATTTATTAAACCCAAACAAGCAAAAATTATGGGTGTGATAAATATAAATGAAGATAGTTTTAATGCTCAAAGTAGAGTAAGCGAAAAAGAAGTTTTGGAAAAAATAAATCTTTTGATTTCCCAAGGAGCTGATTATATAGACATAGGTGCGGTTTCTTCAAGACCTGGTAGTGTGTATTGCGGAAAAGAAGAAGAATTTAAACGCTTAAAAAATACCCTAGATTTAATTCACAATGAAAAGCTTTTTGAAAAATGTATATTTAGTTTGGATAGTTTTGATGAGTATTGTTTAGAGTATGCATTAAATAAAGGCTTTAAACTTATTAATGATATTACGGGTTTTAAAAATGAAAATTTAGCCAAACTAGCTTTAAAATATAAAGCTACTTATACATTAATGCATATACAAAATACTCCGCAAAATATGCAGGAAAATCCACATTATGAAGATGTATTAGTTGAAATTGATGGTTTTTTTGATCAAAAACTAAAAAGATTAAGTGAGCTTGGCTTAGAAGATGTGATTTTAGATGTAGGTATTGGTTTTGGAAAAACTCCGTGGCATAATATGATACTAATTAAACATTTAGAGCATTTTTTACGCTTTGAAAAAAAACTTTTAATTGGAGCTAGTAGGAAAAGTGTAATTGATGCATATTTTAAATCAAATGTAGAACAAAGACTAGCAGGAACGCTTTATTTGCACTTAGAAGCTTTTAAAAATGGTGCGAGTATTATAAGGGTGCATGATGTGTATGAGCATAAGCAAATGTTTGAACTTGCAAAAATTATGGATGAACTTTCTTTGGAGTGA
- the ligA gene encoding NAD-dependent DNA ligase LigA: MIYQEYLEKVKLAKEWMRAYYEDDEPLASDEEYDKLIRELKEFEASHKEKIAKDSPTQNVAPTIQSEFHKISHSVKMWSMEDIFDEAELRAWAKRAKCEFDFFIEPKFDGASLNLTYENGILISGATRGDGEIGEDITLNVKEIANIPKIIPYKEKIEIRGEVVILKEDFEKINEKRAKDGLSLFANPRNAASGSLRQLDTSITKERNLKFYPWGVGDNSLKFNKHSEVMEFIRNLGFLKDDFVFCVKNLDEVLEKYHELLAQRDQKPMMMDGMVVRVDDLAHCRLLGYTVKFPKFMAAFKFPALEKTTTLLGVNLQVGRSGVITPVAVLEPVNLDGVIVKSATLHNFDEIARLGVMLGDSVSVIRSGDVIPKITKVFTQRRDGLESKIAKPTLCPECSSELLDEGAFLKCQNLDCKARLVNSIIHFVSKKCLNIDGLGENIVELLFKEGKITNLESIFFLKYSDFEGLEGFKEKKINNLLNSINEAKKCPLSRFITALGIEHIGEVAAKKLAQSFGFEWFMQSYEAYVNLEGFGEQMAKSLEEFTHVNANRIKHFYEILYLEDEKKEVVLNENISNKTFVITGTLSKPRDYFKELIENFGAKVSSSVSKKTDFVLYGSEAGSKLEKAQSLGVKCINEAEFIALLKGVDEI; encoded by the coding sequence ATGATATATCAAGAGTATTTAGAAAAAGTAAAATTAGCAAAAGAATGGATGAGAGCTTATTATGAAGATGATGAACCTTTAGCAAGTGATGAAGAATACGATAAACTTATAAGAGAATTAAAAGAATTTGAAGCATCTCATAAAGAAAAAATTGCCAAAGATTCTCCTACGCAAAATGTAGCCCCTACTATACAAAGTGAGTTTCATAAAATCTCGCACAGCGTTAAAATGTGGTCTATGGAAGATATTTTTGATGAAGCTGAGCTTAGAGCTTGGGCAAAAAGAGCTAAATGTGAGTTTGATTTTTTCATAGAGCCTAAATTTGATGGAGCTAGTTTAAATCTTACTTATGAAAATGGTATTTTAATTAGTGGTGCTACAAGGGGTGATGGAGAAATAGGTGAAGATATTACTTTAAATGTGAAAGAAATTGCAAATATTCCAAAAATTATACCTTATAAAGAAAAAATAGAAATTCGTGGGGAAGTAGTAATTTTAAAAGAAGATTTTGAAAAAATCAATGAAAAAAGAGCTAAAGATGGTTTGAGTTTATTTGCAAATCCACGCAACGCAGCAAGCGGTTCATTAAGACAGCTTGATACAAGTATCACAAAAGAAAGAAATTTGAAATTTTATCCTTGGGGAGTTGGGGATAATTCTTTGAAATTTAACAAACATTCTGAAGTGATGGAATTTATTAGAAATCTTGGGTTTTTAAAAGATGATTTTGTTTTTTGTGTAAAAAATTTAGATGAAGTTTTAGAAAAATACCATGAACTTTTAGCTCAAAGAGATCAAAAGCCTATGATGATGGATGGTATGGTTGTAAGAGTTGATGATTTAGCTCATTGTAGGCTTTTGGGTTATACGGTGAAATTTCCAAAATTTATGGCGGCTTTTAAATTTCCTGCTTTAGAAAAAACAACGACTTTACTTGGAGTAAATTTGCAAGTTGGAAGAAGTGGAGTAATCACCCCTGTGGCGGTTTTAGAACCTGTAAATTTAGATGGAGTTATAGTTAAATCAGCCACTTTGCATAATTTTGATGAGATAGCTAGACTTGGAGTAATGTTAGGTGATAGCGTAAGTGTGATAAGAAGTGGTGATGTTATACCAAAAATCACCAAAGTTTTTACCCAAAGGCGTGATGGTTTAGAAAGCAAGATTGCTAAACCAACTCTTTGCCCTGAATGTTCAAGTGAGCTTTTAGATGAAGGAGCTTTTTTAAAATGTCAAAATCTAGATTGTAAAGCAAGGCTTGTAAATTCTATCATACATTTTGTATCTAAAAAGTGTTTAAATATAGATGGTCTTGGAGAAAACATTGTCGAGCTTTTGTTTAAAGAAGGAAAAATCACCAATCTAGAAAGCATATTTTTCTTAAAATATAGTGATTTTGAAGGCTTAGAAGGTTTTAAAGAGAAAAAAATCAACAATCTTTTAAATTCAATCAATGAAGCAAAAAAATGTCCTTTATCAAGATTTATCACTGCTTTAGGTATAGAGCATATTGGCGAAGTAGCAGCTAAGAAACTAGCTCAATCGTTTGGCTTTGAATGGTTTATGCAAAGTTATGAAGCTTATGTAAATTTAGAAGGCTTTGGCGAACAAATGGCTAAAAGTTTAGAAGAATTTACTCATGTAAATGCAAACCGCATTAAGCATTTTTATGAAATTTTGTATTTAGAAGATGAAAAAAAAGAAGTGGTTTTAAATGAAAATATTTCTAATAAAACATTTGTTATAACAGGCACTTTAAGTAAGCCAAGAGATTATTTTAAAGAGTTAATCGAAAATTTTGGCGCAAAAGTAAGTTCAAGTGTATCTAAAAAAACTGATTTTGTATTATATGGAAGTGAAGCTGGTTCAAAGCTTGAAAAGGCTCAAAGCTTAGGAGTTAAATGTATTAATGAAGCTGAATTTATTGCTCTTTTGAAAGGTGTTGATGAGATTTGA
- the tlyA gene encoding 23S rRNA (cytidine-2'-O)-methyltransferase TlyA, with product MRFDVFVSTKLNISRNKACELIENKQILLNGEFKKTSYKIISQNPLKDESLKLTLLEELFVSRAAFKLKYFLQNNAFVIKDKICLDIGSSTGGFVQILHQNKAKHITALDVGTNQLHESLRNLENIQICENTDLREFKSEKLYDVITCDVSFISLMHLIFYIDKLAKNLIILLFKPQFEVGKETKRDKNGVVKDIKAINQARDNFEKVCAKLGWILQTTQESHLKGKEGNAEFFYAYTKA from the coding sequence ATGAGATTTGATGTTTTTGTAAGCACAAAATTAAACATTTCTCGCAATAAAGCTTGTGAGCTTATAGAAAACAAGCAAATTTTATTAAATGGTGAGTTTAAAAAAACTTCTTATAAAATTATAAGCCAAAATCCACTTAAAGATGAGAGTTTAAAACTCACGCTTTTAGAAGAACTTTTTGTAAGCAGGGCTGCTTTTAAGCTCAAATATTTTTTGCAAAATAATGCTTTTGTTATAAAAGATAAAATTTGTTTAGATATAGGCTCTTCCACTGGAGGTTTTGTACAAATTTTACATCAAAATAAGGCTAAACACATCACTGCTTTAGATGTAGGCACCAATCAACTTCACGAAAGCTTAAGAAATTTAGAAAATATTCAAATTTGTGAAAATACTGATTTACGAGAATTTAAAAGTGAAAAATTATATGATGTGATTACTTGCGATGTGAGTTTTATATCTTTAATGCATTTGATTTTTTATATAGATAAACTTGCTAAAAATCTCATCATTTTGCTTTTTAAACCTCAATTTGAAGTAGGCAAAGAAACTAAACGCGATAAAAATGGGGTTGTAAAAGATATAAAAGCTATAAATCAAGCAAGGGATAATTTTGAAAAAGTTTGTGCAAAACTTGGGTGGATTTTGCAAACTACTCAAGAATCACATTTAAAAGGAAAAGAAGGTAATGCTGAATTTTTCTATGCCTATACAAAAGCTTAA
- a CDS encoding bifunctional riboflavin kinase/FAD synthetase: MLNFSMPIQKLKITNLAIGHFDGMHLGHFELFKHLDQNGALFIISKDETNMLTPKNFRANLINLPLIFCDFYKIKNLDGKDFLDLLKQEFPNLEKIIVGYDFKFGKERKYSAKDIQNFSTLKTTIVDEFKIQNKSVHTSLIKDLLKEAKVKEARTFLGRFYNIQANVIKGQGLGAKELFATLNLYAKGFFLPKNGVYATLTQINGQIYKSVSFIGIRSSDENFALETHILDDNLTNVKIDKVILSFIDFIRENEKFSDLSLLKLQISKDIKKAKEILGNLNER; encoded by the coding sequence ATGCTGAATTTTTCTATGCCTATACAAAAGCTTAAAATTACAAATTTAGCTATAGGACATTTTGATGGTATGCATTTGGGGCATTTTGAGCTTTTTAAACATTTAGATCAAAATGGGGCATTGTTTATCATTTCTAAAGATGAAACAAATATGCTAACGCCTAAAAATTTTAGAGCAAATTTAATCAATCTTCCTTTGATATTTTGTGATTTTTATAAAATCAAAAATTTAGACGGAAAGGATTTTTTAGATCTTTTAAAACAAGAATTTCCAAATTTAGAAAAAATCATAGTAGGGTATGATTTTAAATTTGGCAAAGAAAGAAAATATAGTGCTAAAGATATTCAAAATTTTAGCACTTTAAAAACCACTATAGTAGATGAATTTAAAATTCAAAACAAAAGCGTTCATACAAGTTTGATTAAAGACTTACTCAAAGAAGCTAAGGTAAAAGAAGCTAGAACTTTTCTTGGTAGATTTTATAATATACAAGCTAATGTCATCAAAGGTCAAGGTTTGGGAGCAAAAGAGCTTTTTGCAACTTTAAATTTATATGCCAAAGGATTTTTTTTACCTAAAAATGGAGTATATGCAACTTTAACTCAAATCAATGGACAAATTTATAAAAGCGTGAGTTTTATAGGTATTAGATCTAGTGATGAAAATTTTGCTTTAGAAACACATATTTTAGATGATAATTTAACCAATGTAAAAATAGATAAAGTAATTTTAAGTTTTATAGATTTTATAAGAGAAAATGAAAAATTTAGTGATTTAAGTCTTTTAAAACTACAAATTTCAAAAGATATTAAAAAAGCAAAAGAAATTTTAGGAAATTTAAATGAGAGATGA
- the cmoA gene encoding carboxy-S-adenosyl-L-methionine synthase CmoA, with the protein MRDEIFKNPLEKQFEFDKSVASVFDDMVSRSVPFYTQNLKLIVELISHFTAQNAKICDLGCSTASLLLALYEKRNDFILSGVDEASAMLEIAKNKCKAFGAKIDFYQENLDDFCFFKNDVFIATYTLQFIRPPKRQELVDKIYQNLNENGMFVLSEKILYEDVKIAKKMIQIYEQYKLDQGYSKLEIATKRQALENILIPYTQSENIAMLQKAGFSKIESVFKWINFETFVAFKLPKT; encoded by the coding sequence ATGAGAGATGAAATTTTTAAAAATCCATTAGAAAAACAATTTGAATTTGATAAAAGTGTTGCAAGTGTTTTTGATGATATGGTATCAAGATCAGTGCCATTTTATACTCAAAATTTAAAACTTATAGTTGAACTTATAAGTCATTTTACAGCACAAAATGCGAAAATTTGTGATCTTGGCTGTTCTACGGCTAGTTTGTTGTTAGCTCTTTATGAAAAAAGAAATGATTTTATTTTAAGCGGGGTTGATGAAGCAAGTGCTATGCTAGAAATTGCCAAAAACAAATGTAAAGCTTTTGGAGCTAAGATTGATTTTTATCAAGAAAATTTAGATGATTTTTGTTTTTTTAAAAATGATGTTTTTATAGCAACTTATACTTTGCAGTTTATCCGCCCACCTAAAAGACAAGAATTAGTAGATAAAATTTATCAAAATCTAAATGAAAATGGTATGTTTGTATTGAGTGAAAAAATTCTATATGAAGATGTAAAAATAGCTAAAAAAATGATACAAATTTATGAGCAGTATAAACTAGATCAAGGTTATAGTAAATTAGAAATAGCTACCAAAAGACAAGCTTTGGAAAATATACTTATACCTTATACTCAAAGTGAAAATATAGCTATGCTACAAAAAGCAGGTTTTTCAAAAATAGAAAGTGTCTTTAAATGGATAAATTTTGAAACATTTGTAGCTTTTAAATTACCAAAAACATAA
- a CDS encoding autotransporter outer membrane beta-barrel domain-containing protein — protein MSYFTGGGIDFQSNQTSSLTNSFNSFVLNKHITHNNLSFTKKTFLSLATISFLATCANASITTINDKVSNGSITIANARSNISRNISGGGCSGTICSIDTSKNNGVTISGSGNQTLTITNNGTINPNSGKGITISPNASIENISNNGSITGSNKQYAIEIGGNNKNGATITNFTNNGTIGSSNSNYAIVGWANGGKKTTIANFTNSGLIQSNSNEAIYLNNTTITNFTNSGTITSSKGSGLNFGNVTIDNFNNSGNIKSISSTGNVKTFENSGFIGWIDVRGTIDNFNNSGKVGNIAVNGGNKVTTFTNSGTINGGYIALNLQGHIGTLNINEGSRISGTFGIVIQGGGKLNNLNINGGVLNTNRSSVVFQNSKVDTNINIENAKITTKDAGLYMYNSTITGNTFDIKNSTFTAAVDGIAISSSKVNSSINLDNSKFNAGDNAILLDGNSKLTGSISIKNNSSLFGSANGIRIRDNSKIASDINIEDESLLGGKIGITLTKNAGIDGSINLKNGATIASLKQEKDVLKYDESGTAILNEGTIKGNISLDKSFIYGSVYNKNTIGGNISLNNKSYISSINNQKNIQGSIDLKEQSHINSILNNGTIEKGISLDKSTIGSIENSGIIGNGGIKLNNESKIGSITNNKNAKTDLDLKNNSIVDLVKNEGTMEITKDETSSINAFDNNGNLLSKFENNSQMQAIINNNNAIMEQGLENTGSIAAINNAGTITGINNTFNKITKDDIKKGTIGTIVNTGIIGNEASPLATQDITYGINNSGTIEKLINSSGDINNPNTDKDIHIYGGINNSGYIDIFNTGNIHGGITNSGTLILSNGHIHSGNGSTQASWHGGFIGKNNNGYHIENNDNGKVSIDGWYFNDLEYKGTTQEDIANRLENAIIVGGNNIGGISADKIYVNTSNLKLNTIYEGNTFFIDENGKVIGDKINNNAGVNANNIHSLSGIYDFLGLGEGRYIANVNVSELSGKTLAKSMVYSARLRNINISNILRDTTAKNFQTEFSQVLDMELSKKGEAYGNDADLLAELEDIFIPNKNPNAKNHSFLIPYYNHSSIKIGNSVGQLSANTTGLIGGSLRELPNDYGTIGFYLGYEDASKEQATQRLKFDDKTYYGGLTYYGVLARDGIDQYYISASTRFDYTTTDIEKTYKNIPATIESDTQTYGYGIDVKVGANYYNTLEIARITPEIGLSYYGMSNKNFSLKHIDGLREHYLAEQFNFIDASAALKWYKPWSDKLRSNVTIGAIVNLYEDAKGNLRLGANHFTTEVQTSKYYGFGQLGLSYNIANNADLSLNYAGAFTFDNTTSHTMFLKLGLWW, from the coding sequence ATGTCTTATTTCACGGGGGGGGGTATTGATTTTCAATCAAACCAAACTTCATCTTTAACTAATTCTTTTAATTCGTTTGTTTTAAACAAACATATTACACATAATAATCTTTCTTTTACTAAAAAAACTTTTTTATCTTTAGCAACCATATCTTTTTTAGCTACCTGTGCTAATGCTAGTATTACAACTATTAATGATAAAGTTTCTAATGGTAGTATAACTATTGCTAATGCTAGAAGCAATATATCAAGAAATATTAGTGGTGGTGGTTGTAGTGGAACAATTTGTTCTATAGATACTTCTAAAAATAATGGAGTAACTATAAGTGGCAGTGGTAATCAAACTTTAACTATTACTAACAATGGAACTATCAATCCTAATAGTGGTAAAGGTATTACTATAAGCCCTAATGCTAGTATAGAAAATATTAGCAATAATGGCTCAATAACTGGTAGTAATAAACAATATGCTATAGAAATAGGTGGCAATAATAAAAATGGTGCCACTATTACTAACTTTACTAATAATGGAACTATAGGTAGTTCAAATTCTAATTATGCCATAGTGGGTTGGGCTAATGGTGGTAAGAAAACCACTATTGCTAATTTTACTAATAGTGGTTTAATACAATCAAATTCTAATGAAGCAATATATTTAAATAATACCACTATTACTAACTTTACCAATAGTGGAACAATTACTTCATCTAAAGGTTCTGGTTTAAATTTTGGTAATGTAACTATAGATAACTTTAACAATAGTGGAAATATAAAAAGCATTAGTAGTACTGGTAATGTAAAAACTTTTGAAAATAGTGGGTTTATCGGATGGATTGATGTTCGTGGCACTATAGATAACTTTAACAATAGTGGAAAAGTAGGTAATATTGCTGTAAATGGTGGTAATAAAGTTACTACTTTTACTAATAGCGGAACTATAAATGGCGGTTATATTGCATTGAATTTACAAGGACATATAGGAACTTTAAATATAAACGAAGGTTCTCGTATATCCGGTACTTTTGGTATAGTCATTCAAGGTGGTGGAAAACTAAATAACCTCAATATAAATGGAGGTGTTTTGAATACAAATCGTAGTTCTGTTGTATTTCAAAATTCTAAAGTTGATACAAATATAAATATAGAAAATGCAAAAATAACTACAAAAGATGCCGGTTTGTATATGTATAATTCAACGATAACAGGTAATACTTTTGATATAAAAAATTCTACTTTTACAGCTGCAGTAGATGGAATAGCAATATCTAGTTCTAAAGTAAATTCTAGTATTAATTTAGATAATTCTAAATTTAATGCTGGTGATAATGCTATTTTATTAGATGGAAATTCAAAATTAACTGGAAGTATAAGCATAAAAAATAATTCTAGTTTATTTGGTAGTGCCAATGGAATAAGAATTAGAGATAATTCTAAAATTGCCTCTGATATAAACATAGAAGATGAAAGTTTATTAGGTGGGAAAATAGGTATAACACTAACAAAAAATGCTGGCATTGATGGAAGTATCAATCTAAAAAATGGCGCAACCATAGCTAGCCTAAAACAAGAAAAAGATGTCTTAAAATATGATGAAAGTGGCACAGCTATACTTAATGAAGGAACTATCAAAGGTAATATCTCTTTAGATAAATCTTTCATTTATGGAAGTGTTTATAATAAAAACACCATAGGTGGTAATATATCTTTAAATAATAAATCTTATATTAGCTCTATAAACAATCAAAAAAATATTCAAGGCTCTATAGACTTAAAAGAACAATCTCACATTAATAGTATTTTAAATAATGGAACTATAGAAAAAGGAATAAGTCTTGATAAAAGTACTATAGGCTCTATAGAAAATTCAGGCATTATAGGTAATGGTGGTATTAAATTAAATAATGAAAGTAAAATAGGCTCTATTACAAACAATAAAAATGCTAAAACTGATTTAGATTTAAAAAACAATTCCATAGTAGATTTAGTAAAAAATGAAGGCACTATGGAAATAACTAAAGATGAAACTAGTTCTATAAATGCCTTTGATAATAATGGTAATTTATTAAGCAAATTTGAAAACAATAGTCAAATGCAAGCTATTATAAATAATAACAATGCTATTATGGAACAAGGCTTAGAAAATACTGGCTCTATAGCTGCTATTAACAATGCAGGAACTATAACAGGTATAAATAATACCTTTAATAAAATAACTAAAGATGATATAAAAAAAGGCACTATAGGCACTATAGTAAATACAGGCATTATAGGTAATGAAGCTAGTCCTTTAGCTACTCAAGATATTACTTATGGTATTAATAATAGTGGCACTATAGAAAAACTTATCAATTCTTCAGGAGATATTAACAATCCTAATACTGATAAAGATATTCATATATATGGTGGTATTAATAATAGTGGTTATATAGATATATTTAATACAGGTAATATTCATGGTGGTATTACCAATAGTGGAACTTTAATCCTTAGTAATGGACACATTCATTCTGGAAATGGTTCTACTCAAGCTTCTTGGCATGGAGGCTTTATAGGTAAAAATAACAATGGCTACCATATAGAAAACAATGACAATGGTAAAGTTAGTATAGATGGTTGGTATTTTAATGATTTAGAATACAAAGGAACTACTCAAGAAGATATAGCAAATAGATTAGAAAATGCCATTATAGTAGGTGGAAATAATATAGGTGGTATTAGTGCAGATAAAATCTATGTAAATACAAGCAATTTAAAATTAAATACAATCTATGAAGGCAATACTTTCTTTATTGATGAAAATGGTAAAGTAATAGGTGATAAAATAAACAATAATGCAGGTGTAAATGCTAATAACATACATAGCTTATCAGGAATTTATGACTTTTTAGGTTTAGGTGAAGGTCGATATATAGCTAATGTTAATGTATCAGAATTAAGTGGTAAAACTCTAGCTAAATCTATGGTATATTCAGCTAGATTAAGAAATATAAATATTTCTAATATATTAAGAGATACTACAGCTAAAAACTTCCAAACAGAATTTTCTCAAGTATTAGATATGGAATTATCTAAAAAAGGTGAAGCTTATGGTAATGATGCTGATTTATTAGCTGAATTAGAAGATATATTTATACCAAATAAAAATCCAAATGCAAAAAACCATTCTTTCTTAATTCCTTATTATAATCATTCATCTATTAAGATAGGAAATAGTGTAGGACAATTAAGTGCTAATACTACAGGTTTAATAGGTGGTTCTTTAAGAGAATTACCAAATGATTATGGTACTATAGGTTTTTATTTAGGTTATGAAGATGCTTCTAAAGAACAAGCCACTCAAAGATTAAAATTTGATGATAAAACTTATTATGGTGGTTTAACTTATTATGGAGTATTAGCAAGAGATGGTATAGATCAATACTATATTAGTGCTAGTACAAGATTTGATTATACTACAACAGATATAGAAAAAACTTATAAAAATATACCTGCTACTATAGAAAGTGATACTCAAACTTATGGTTATGGGATAGATGTAAAAGTAGGTGCTAATTATTATAATACCTTAGAAATAGCTAGAATAACTCCTGAAATTGGTTTGAGTTATTATGGTATGAGTAATAAAAACTTTAGCTTAAAACATATAGATGGTCTAAGAGAGCATTATTTAGCAGAACAATTTAACTTTATAGATGCAAGTGCTGCTTTAAAATGGTATAAACCTTGGAGTGATAAATTAAGATCAAATGTAACTATAGGTGCTATAGTAAATCTTTATGAAGATGCTAAAGGTAATTTAAGATTAGGTGCTAATCATTTTACTACAGAAGTACAAACTTCTAAGTATTATGGCTTTGGTCAATTAGGACTTTCTTATAATATAGCTAATAATGCTGATTTATCACTAAATTATGCAGGAGCATTTACATTTGATAATACTACCTCTCATACTATGTTTTTAAAACTAGGTTTATGGTGGTAA
- the ychF gene encoding redox-regulated ATPase YchF, whose amino-acid sequence MSLSVGIVGLPNVGKSTTFNALTRAQNAESANYPFCTIEPNKAVVPVPDYRLKELAKIVNPQKIIRSNIEFVDIAGLVAGASKGEGLGNKFLSNIRETEMILHIVRCFDDENITHVAGSVDPVRDIQIIETELILADIEQLSKKIEKLTKGAKANEKGAKESLALANELLEHLNQNNSASSFANKNEVYQALIKELRLLSAKEVIYGANVDENSLLEDNEFVKELKEFAAKSGHEVIKLCSKIEEEMIALSDEENYEFLKSLGVERSGLEVVIRTAFSKLNLISYFTAGQVEVRSWTIQKGWKAPKAASVIHNDFEKGFIKAEVISYEDYITYKGENGAKEAGKLRLEGKDYVVCDGDVMHFRFNV is encoded by the coding sequence ATGAGTTTATCTGTAGGTATAGTAGGACTTCCAAATGTTGGAAAATCTACAACTTTTAATGCACTAACAAGAGCACAAAATGCTGAAAGTGCAAATTATCCATTTTGCACCATAGAGCCAAATAAAGCTGTAGTTCCTGTGCCTGATTATCGTTTAAAAGAATTAGCAAAAATAGTCAATCCTCAAAAAATAATACGCTCAAATATAGAATTTGTAGATATAGCAGGATTAGTAGCAGGAGCTAGCAAAGGCGAGGGCTTGGGTAATAAATTTTTATCTAATATACGCGAAACAGAAATGATTTTACATATAGTGCGTTGTTTTGATGATGAAAATATCACTCATGTAGCAGGAAGTGTTGATCCTGTGCGTGATATTCAAATCATCGAAACAGAGCTAATATTAGCAGATATTGAACAACTTAGTAAAAAAATTGAAAAACTCACCAAAGGTGCAAAAGCAAACGAAAAAGGCGCTAAAGAAAGCTTAGCCTTAGCAAATGAGCTTTTAGAGCATTTAAACCAAAACAATAGCGCAAGCTCTTTTGCTAATAAAAATGAAGTCTATCAAGCTCTTATCAAAGAACTAAGATTACTTTCTGCTAAAGAAGTTATATATGGAGCAAATGTTGATGAAAATTCGCTTTTAGAAGATAATGAATTTGTAAAAGAACTTAAAGAATTTGCTGCAAAATCAGGTCATGAAGTAATTAAACTATGTTCTAAAATAGAAGAAGAAATGATTGCTCTAAGTGATGAAGAAAATTATGAGTTTTTAAAATCTTTAGGTGTAGAAAGAAGTGGTCTTGAAGTAGTTATACGCACAGCTTTTTCAAAACTGAATTTGATTAGTTATTTTACAGCCGGGCAAGTTGAAGTTAGATCATGGACTATCCAAAAAGGCTGGAAAGCTCCTAAGGCAGCAAGTGTAATTCATAACGACTTTGAAAAAGGCTTTATAAAAGCTGAAGTAATTTCTTATGAAGATTATATTACCTACAAAGGTGAAAATGGAGCAAAAGAAGCTGGGAAATTACGCCTTGAAGGTAAAGATTATGTTGTTTGTGATGGAGATGTGATGCATTTTAGATTCAATGTTTGA